One genomic segment of Erythrolamprus reginae isolate rEryReg1 chromosome 2, rEryReg1.hap1, whole genome shotgun sequence includes these proteins:
- the TLN1 gene encoding talin-1 isoform X2 — translation MVALSLKISIGNVVKTMQFEPSTMVYDACRIIRERVPEAQMGQPHDFGLFLSDEDPKKGIWLEAGKALDYYMLRNGDTMEYKKKQRPLKIRMLDGTVKTVMVDDSKTVTDILMTICARIGITNYDEYSLVREILEEKKEEQTGTLRKDKTLLRDEKKMERLKQKLHTDDELNWLDHGRTLREQGIDDNETLLLRRKFFYSDQNVDSRDPVQLNLLYVQARDDILNGSHPVSFDKACEFAGYQCQIQFGPHNEQKHKAGFLDLKDFLPKEYIKQKGERKIFLAHKNCGGMSEIEAKVRYVKLARSLKTYGVSFFLVKEKMKGKNKLVPRLLGITKECVMRVDEKTKEVIQEWNLTNIKRWAASPKSFTLDFGDYQDGYYSVQTTEGEQIAQLIAGYIDIILKKKKSKDHFGLEGDEESTMLEDSVSPKKSTLLQQQFNQLNKAEHSSVALPVIIRPGASGPENFQVGTMPQAQQQITSGQMHRGHMPPLTSAQQALTGTLNSSLQAVKAAESSLDDFETLPPLGQDAASKAWRKNKMDESKHEIHSQVDAITAGTASVVNLTAGDPAETDYTAVGCAVTTISSNLTEMSKGVKLLAALMEDEGGNGRQLLQAAKNLAGAISELLKTAQPSSAEPRQNLLQAAGAVGQTSGELLQEIGESDMDPHFQIAESRHLRTLSILDAKMDVLMQLAKAVASAAAALVLKAKNVAQKTEDSVLQTQVIAAATQCALSTSQLVACTKVVAPTISSPVCQEQLIEAGKLVAKSVEGCVDASQAATSDEQLLKQVGVAATAVTQALNDLLEHIKQHATGGQPVGRYDQATDTILNVTENIFSSMGDAGEMVRQARILAQATSDLVNAIKADAEGETDLENSRKLLSAAKILADATAKMVEAAKGAAAHPDSEEQQQRLREAAEGLRMATNAAAQNAIKKKLVHRLEHAAKQAAAAATQMIAAAQHSAGGSKNPSAQQHLVQSCKVVADQIPMLVQGVRGSQSQPDSPSAQLALIAASQNFLQPGGKMVAAAKATVPTVSDQASAMQLSQCAKNLAAALAELRTAAQKAQEACGPLEIDSALSLVQSLERDLQEAKAAAREGKLKPLPGETMEKCAQDLGNSTKAVSSAIAHLLGEIAQGNENYTGIAARDVAQALRSLSQAARGVAANTEDPQAQAATLDCAGDVMDKASSLIREARMAVSKPGDAESQQRLAQVAKAVSQALNRCVNCLPGQRDVDAAIRTVGEASKRLLAESFPPSTKNFQEAQSQLNQAAAGLNQSANELVQASRGTPQNLAKASGKFGQDFNEFLQAGVEMAGQSQSKEAQGQLVSNLKGISLSSSKLLLAAKALSADPAAPNLKNQLAAAARAVTDSINQLITMCTQQAPGQKECDNALRELETVRELLENPSQAVSDMSYFNCLDSVMENSKVLGEAMAGISQNAKNSKLPEFGESVSTASKALCGFTEAAAQAAYLVGVSDPNSQAGQQGLVDPTQFARANQAIQMACQNLIDPACTQSQVLSAATIVAKHTSALCNTCRLASSRTANPVAKRQFVQSAKEVANSTANLVKTIKALDGAFTPENRERCREATAPLIEAVENLTAFASNPEFATIPAQISPEGRRAMEPILSSAKTMLESSAGLIQTARSLAVNPKDPSKWSVLAGHSRTVSDSIKKLITNMRDKAPGQRECDRALETLNKCVRDLDQASLAAISQQLAPREGISQEALHNQMLTAVQEISSLIDPVAGAARAEASQLGHKVSQLAQYFEPLVVAAVGAASKMLNHQQQMNLLDQTKTLAESGLQMLYTAKEAGGNPKQAAHTQEALEEAAQMMREAVEDLTATLNEAASAAGVVGGMVDSIRQAINQLDEGPMGEPEGTFVDYQTTMVKTAKAIAVTVQEMVTKSTTNPDELGILASQLTMDYGHLALQAKPAALTAENEEIGAHIKNRVQELGHGCAALVTNAGALQCSPTDAYTKKELIECARKVSEKVSHVLAALQAGNRGTQACITAASAVSGIIADLDTTIMFATAGTLNRENAETFADHREGILKTAKALVEDTKVLVQNATASQEKLAQAAQSSVTTITRLAEVVKLGAASLGSEDPETQVVLINAVKDVAKALGDLISATKAAAGKSGDDPAVYQLKNSAKVMVTNVTSLLKTVKAVEDEATKGTRALEATIEHIRQELAVFCSQVPPAKTSTPEDFIRMTKGITMATAKAVAAGNSCRQEDVIATANLSRRAIADMLRSCKEAACHPDVGSEVRHRALRFGKECASGYLELLEHVLVILQKPSHNLKQQLAGYSKRVAGCVTELIQAAEAMKGTEWVDPEDPTVIAENELLGAAAAIEAAAKKLEQLKPRAKPKQADESLNFEEQILEAAKSIAAATSALVKAASAAQRELVAQGKVGAIPANALDDGQWSQGLISAARMVAAATNNLCEAANAAVQGHASEEKLISSAKQVAASTAQLLVACKVKADQDSEAMKRLQAAGNAVKRASDNLVKAAQKAAAFEDEENATVVVKERMVGGIAQIIAAQEEMLRKERELEEARKKLALIRQQQYKFLPSELRDEGQN, via the exons ATGGTGGCCCTGTCGCTCAAGATCAGCATTGGCAACGTGGTGAAGACGATGCAGTTCGAGCCCTCCACCATGGTGTACGACGCCTGCCGCATCATCCGGGAACGGGTGCCGGAGGCCCAGATGGGGCAGC CCCATGACTTTGGCCTTTTCCTCTCGGATGAAGACCCCAAGAAGGGGATCTGGTTGGAGGCCGGGAAGGCTCTGGACTACTACATGCTCCGCAATGGG GACACCATGGAGTACAAGAAGAAGCAGCGGCCCCTGAAGATCCGCATGCTGGATGGGACGGTCAAGACGGTCATGGTGGATGACTCCAAGACGGTCACTGACATCCTCATGACCATTTGCGCCCGGATTG GCATCACCAACTATGATGAGTACTCGCTGGTGCGGGAGATcctggaggagaagaaggaggagcagACGGGCACGCTCCGCAAGGACAAGACCCTGCTGCGCGACGAGAAGAAGATGGAGCGGCTGAAGCAAAAGCTCCACACAGATGACGAGC TGAACTGGCTGGATCACGGACGCACTTTGCGCGAACAGGGCATCGATGACAACGAGACGCTGCTCCTCCGACGGAAGTTCTTCTACTCCGACCAGAACGTGGATTCCCGTGACCCCGTGCAGCTCAACCTCCTCTACGTTCAG GCCCGAGACGACATCCTGAATGGCTCCCACCCGGTCTCCTTCGACAAAGCCTGCGAGTTTGCCGGCTACCAGTGCCAGATCCAGTTCGGTCCTCACAACGAGCAGAAGCACAAGGCCGGGTTTCTGGA CTTGAAGGACTTTCTGCCCAAGGAGTACATCAAGCAGAAGGGCGAGCGGAAGATCTTCCTG gcCCACAAGAACTGTGGCGGCATGAGCGAGATTGAGGCCAAGGTCCGGTACGTGAAACTCGCCCGCTCGCTCAAGACCTACGGCGTCTCCTTCTTCTTGGTCAAA GAGAAGATGAAGGGCAAAAACAAGCTGGTGCCGCGTCTGCTGGGCATCACCAAGGAGTGCGTTATGCGGGTGGACGAGAAGACCAAGGAGGTCATCCAGGAGTGGAACCTGACCAACATCAAGCGCTGGGCAGCCTCTCCCAAGAGCTTCACGCTG GACTTTGGGGATTACCAGGACGGCTATTACTCTGTGCAGACCACTGAGGGGGAGCAGATTGCCCAGCTCATCGCTGGCTACATTGACATCATCTTGAAGAAG AAAAAGAGCAAAGACCACTTTGGCTTGGAGGGCGACGAGGAATCCACCATGCTGGAGGACTCGGTGTCCCCCAAGAA GTCGACCCTCCTGCAGCAGCAGTTCAACCAGCTGAACAAAGCCGAGCACAGCTCTGTGGCCCTGCCGGTCATCATACGGCCCGGTGCCAGCGGGCCGGAGAACTTCCAGGTGGGCACCATGCCCCAGGCCCAGCAGCAGATCACCAGCGGGCAGATGCATCGGGGCCACATGCCCCCTctg ACGTCGGCTCAGCAGGCGCTCACGGGCACCCTCAACTCCAGCCTGCAGGCCGTGAAGGCTGCAGAGTCCAGCCTGGATGACTTCGAGACCCTCCCGCCCCTGGGCCAGGATGCG GCCTCCAAGGCCTGGCGGAAGAACAAGATGGACGAGTCGAAGCACGAGATCCACTCCCAAGTTGACGCCATCACCGCGGGCACAGCTTCCGTGGTCAACCTGACCGCCGGGGACCCAGCAGAAACAGACTACACAGCCGTGGGCTGTGCCGTCACCACCATCTCCTCCAACCTGACCGAGATGTCCAAGGGGGTGAAGTTGCTGGCCGCCTTGATGGAGGACGAGGGGGGCAACGGGCGGCAGCTCCTGCAGGCCGCTAAGAACCTGGCAGGGGCCATCTCAGAACTGCTGAAGACCGCCCAGCCATCCAGCGCCGAG CCACGGCAGAACCTCTTGCAGGCAGCTGGCGCAGTGGGACAGACCAGCGGAGAATTGCTGCAGGAGATTGGGGAAAGTGACATGGACCCCCATTTCCAG ATTGCGGAGAGCCGCCACCTCCGGACCCTGTCCATCCTTGATGCCAAGATG GATGTGTTGATGCAGCTTGCCAAGGCGGTGGCCAGTGCGGCGGCCGCTTTGGTTCTGAAGGCCAAGAATGTGGCCCAGAAGACTGAAGACTCGGTGCTGCAGACGCAGGTGATCGCTGCAGCCACACAGTGCGCCctctccacttcccagctggtgGCCTGTACCAAG GTGGTTGCTCCCACCATCAGCTCCCCTGTCTGCCAGGAACAACTGATCGAGGCTGGGAAGCTGGTGGCCAAGTCGGTGGAAGGCTGTGTGGACGCCTCCCAGGCAGCCACCTCTGACGAGCAGCTGCTGAAACAGGTTGGGGTGGCTGCCACGGCCGTGACCCAGGCGCTCAATGACCTTCTGGAGCACATCAAGCAGCACGCCACGGGTGGGCAGCCCGTCGGGCGCTATGACCAGGCCACGGACACCATCCTCAACGTCACCGAGAACATCTTCAGCTCCATGGGCGACGCTG gtgaaaTGGTTCGTCAGGCTCGCATCCTGGCCCAGGCAACGTCTGACCTGGTGAACGCCATCAAGGCTGATGCGGAGGGGGAGACCGACCTGGAAAACTCACGCAAATTGCTGAGTGCTGCCAAGATCCTGGCAGATGCTACAGCTAAGATGGTGGAGGCAGCAAAG GGGGCTGCGGCCCACCCGGACagcgaggagcagcagcagcggctgCGGGAGGCGGCGGAGGGGCTGCGCATGGCTACCAATGCAGCCGCCCAGAATGCCATCAAGAAGAAGCTGGTGCATCGGCTGGAG CATGCGGCCAAGCAAGCCGCTGCCGCTGCCACGCAGATGATTGCGGCTGCCCAGCACAGCGCGGGAGGGAGCAAGAATCCTTCCGCCCAGCAGCACCTGGTGCAGAGCTGCAAG GTGGTGGCCGATCAGATCCCGATGCTGGTGCAGGGCGTTCGTGGTAGCCAGTCGCAGCCGGACAGCCCCAGTGCCCAGCTGGCCCTCATTGCCGCCAGCCAGAACTTCCTGCAG CCCGGAGGGAAGATGGTGGCTGCTGCCAAGGCTACGGTGCCCACTGTTTCGGATCAGGCCTCTGCCATGCAGCTCAGCCAGTGCGCCAAAAACCTGGCGGCAGCTCTTGCCGAACTCCGCACAGCAGCACAGAAG gcACAGGAGGCCTGTGGCCCTCTGGAGATCGACTCGGCCCTCAGCCTGGTGCAAAGCCTGGAGAGGGACTTGCAGGAGGCCAAGGCGGCTGCTCGGGAGGGCAAACTGAAGCCCCTTCCAGGGGAGACG ATGGAGAAATGTGCCCAGGACTTGGGCAATAGCACCAAGGCGGTCAGCTCCGCCATTGCTCACCTGCTGGGAGAGATTGCCCAGGGCAACGAGAACTACACAG ggattGCAGCCCGGGACGTGGCCCAGGCACTGCGCTCCCTCAGCCAGGCTGCGCGGGGGGTGGCTGCCAACACGGAGGACCCCCAGGCCCAGGCGGCCACCCTGGACTGTGCCGGAGACGTCATGGACAAAGCCAGCAGCCTCATCCGGGAGGCCCGCATGGCCGTGTCCAAGCCGGGGGATGCCGAGAGCCAGCAGCGACTGGCACAG GTGGCCAAGGCCGTGTCCCAAGCCCTCAACCGTTGTGTCAACTGCCTGCCTGGTCAGCGGGACGTCGACGCCGCCATCCGCACTGTTGGCGAGGCTAGCAAGAGGCTGCTGGCCGAGTCT TTTCCTCCCAGCACCAAGAACTTCCAGGAGGCCCAGAGCCAGCTGAACCAGGCTGCGGCCGGCTTGAACCAGTCGGCCAATGAGCTGGTGCAGGCGTCGCGCGGGACCCCCCAGAACCTTGCCAAGGCTTCCGGCAAGTTTGGCCAGGACTTCAATGAGTTCCTGCAGGCTGGGGTGGAGATGGCCGGGCAGTCCCAG TCCAAGGAGGCCCAGGGCCAGCTGGTCTCCAACCTGAAGGGCATCTCGCTCTCCTCCAGCAAGTTGCTCCTGGCAGCCAAAGCGCTCTCCGCAGACCCTGCAGCGCCCAATCTCAAGAACCAGCTGGCGGCAGCGGCCCG GGCTGTGACGGACAGCATCAACCAGCTGATCACCATGTGCACCCAGCAGGCCCCGGGCCAGAAGGAGTGTGACAACGCTCTGCGGGAGCTGGAG ACGGTGCGAGAACTCCTGGAGAACCCCAGCCAGGCCGTCAGTGATATGTCCTATTTCAACTGCCTGGACAGCGTCATGGAGAACTCCAAG GTGCTGGGCGAGGCCATGGCTGGCATCTCCCAGAATGCCAAGAACAGCAAGCTGCCCGAGTTTGGAGAGTCCGTCAGCACTGCCTCCAAGGCCCTCTGCGGCTTCACAGAAGCGGCTGCCCAG GCGGCGTATTTAGTGGGCGTTTCTGACCCCAACAGCCAGGCCGGACAGCAAGGCCTGGTGGACCCCACCCAATTTGCCAGAGCCAACCAAGCCATCCAGATGGCCTGCCAGAACCTAATCGACCCAGCCTGCACGCAGTCTCAG gTCTTGTCGGCCGCTACCATCGTGGCCAAGCACACCTCCGCCCTTTGCAATACTTGCCGACTGGCCTCCTCCCGCACCGCCAATCCAGTGGCCAAGCGCCAGTTTGTCCAGTCGGCCAAGGAGGTAGCCAACAGCACAGCCAACCTCGTCAAGACCATCAAG GCTTTGGATGGCGCTTTCACTCCAGAGAACCGCGAGCGCTGCCGCGAAGCCACGGCCCCACTGATTGAAGCGGTGGAGAACCTGACCGCCTTCGCCTCCAATCCCGAGTTTGCCACCATCCCTGCTCAGATCAGCCCAGAG GGCCGCAGGGCCATGGAGCCCATCCTCTCCTCGGCCAAGACGATGCTGGAGAGCTCAGCCGGCCTCATCCAGACCGCTCGATCTCTGGCGGTCAACCCAAAGGACCCCTCCAAGTGGTCGGTGCTGGCGGGCCACTCGCGGACCGTCTCCGATTCAATCAAGAAGCTGATCACCAACATGAG GGACAAGGCTCCTGGCCAGCGGGAGTGCGACCGGGCCCTTGAGACACTGAACAAGTGCGTCCGCGACCTGGACCAGGCCTCCCTGGCAGCCATCAGCCAGCAGCTGGCACCTCGCGAAGGCATCTCCCAGGAG GCCCTGCACAACCAGATGCTCACAGCGGTCCAGGAGATCAGCAGCCTCATCGACCCCGTGGCCGGGGCTGCCCGTGCTGAGGCCTCCCAGCTGGGCCACAAG GTCTCCCAGCTGGCCCAGTATTTTGAACCCCTGGTCGTGGCAGCGGTGGGCGCCGCCTCCAAGATGCTGAACCACCAGCAGCAGATGAACCTCCTGGACCAGACGAAGACGCTGGCAGAGTCCGGACTGCAGATGCTCTACACGGCCAAGGAGGCCGGCGGGAACCCCAAG CAGGCGGCCCACACGCAGGAGGCCCTGGAGGAGGCAGCGCAGATGATGAGGGAGGCGGTGGAAGACCTCACGGCCACCCTGAACGAAGCCGCCAGCGCCGCAGGGGTTGTGGGTGGCATGGTGGACTCTATCAGGCAGGCCATCAACCAG CTCGACGAGGGCCCGATGGGGGAGCCTGAAGGCACCTTTGTGGACTACCAGACCACCATGGTGAAGACCGCCAAGGCCATCGCTGTGACTGTGCAGGAGATG GTGACCAAATCCACCACCAACCCAGATGAACTGGGCATCCTGGCCAGCCAGCTCACCATGGACTACGGACACCTCGCCCTGCAGGCCAAGCCCGCTGCCCTCACGGCAGAGAACGAAGAG ATTGGCGCCCACATAAAGAACCGagtgcaggagctgggccatgGCTGTGCCGCTCTTGTGACCAACGCTGGAGCCCTGCAGTGCAGCCCCACCGACGCCTACACGAAGAAGGAGTTGATTGAGTGCGCCCGCAAGGTTTCTGAGAAG GTTTCACATGTGCTGGCAGCCCTCCAGGCTGGCAACCGGGGCACCCAGGCGTGTATCACCGCAGCCAGTGCCGTCTCGGGCATCATCGCAGATCTGGACACCACTATCATGTTTGCCACCGCTGGAACCCTCAACCGGGAGAACGCGGAAACCTTCGCTGACCACAG GGAAGGCATCCTGAAGACAGCCAAAGCCCTGGTTGAAGACACCAAAGTGCTGGTGCAGAACGCCACTGCAAGCCAGGAAAAATTGGCCCAAGCGGCGCAGTCTTCGGTGACGACCATTACACGCCTGGCAGAGGTGGTGAAGCTGGGTGCTGCCAGTTTGGGTTCTGAGGACCCTGAGACTCAG GTGGTCCTGATCAACGCAGTCAAGGACGTCGCTAAAGCCCTGGGAGACCTGATCAGCGCCACCAAAGCCGCCGCCGGCAAGTCTGGGGACGATCCTGCCGTCTACCAGCTGAAGAACTCAGCGAAG GTGATGGTCACCAATGTGACGTCGCTCTTGAAGACCGTCAAAGCGGTGGAGGACGAGGCTACCAAGGGGACACGGGCCCTGGAGGCCACCATTGAACACATTCGGCAGGAGCTGGCG gtGTTCTGCTCCCAAGTTCCCCCTGCCAAGACCTCTACTCCGGAAGACTTCATTCGCATGACAAAAGGCATTACCATGGCAACAGCCAAAGCGGTGGCAGCTGGCAACTCCTGCCGGCAGGAAGACGTGATCGCCACAGCCAACCTGAGCCGTCGTGCCATCGCAGACATGTTGCGCTCTTGCAAG GAAGCTGCCTGCCATCCGGACGTGGGCAGTGAGGTGCGGCACCGAGCCCTGCGTTTCGGGAAGGAGTGCGCGAGTGGCTACCTGGAGCTCCTGGAGCACGTCCTGGTG ATCCTGCAGAAGCCCAGCCACAACCTGAAGCAGCAGCTGGCCGGCTACTCCAAGCGGGTGGCCGGCTGCGTCACGGAGCTCATCCAGGCGGCCGAAGCCATGAAAG GGACGGAGTGGGTGGACCCCGAGGACCCCACCGTCATTGCAGAAAACGAGCTGCTGGGGGCAGCGGCTGCCATTGAGGCTGCAGCAAAGAAGTTGGAACAGCTGAAGCCGCGAGCGAAGCCCAAG CAAGCAGATGAGAGCCTCAACTTTGAAGAGCAGATCTTGGAGGCAGCCAAGTCCATCGCTGCGGCCACGAGCGCTCTGGTGAAGGCGGCCTCTGCAGCCCAGAGGGAGCTGGTGGCCCAAGGCaag gTGGGCGCCATCCCAGCCAATGCCCTGGATGACGGGCAGTGGTCCCAAGGCCTCATTTCAGCC GCCCGGATGGTGGCTGCCGCCACCAACAACCTCTGTGAAGCGGCCAACGCGGCGGTTCAAGGCCACGCCAGTGAAGAGAAGCTAATCTCCTCGGCCAAGCAGGTGGCGGCCTCCACGGCGCAGCTCCTGGTGGCGTGCAAGGTGAAGGCCGACCAGGACTCCGAGGCCATGAAGCGCCTGCAG GCGGCCGGCAACGCGGTCAAGAGGGCCTCAGACAACCTGGTGAAGGCGGCGCAGAAGGCGGCGGCCTTCGAGGACGAGGAGAACGCCACCGTGGTGGTGAAGGAGCGGATGGTCGGGGGGATTGCGCAG aTCATCGCCGCCCAGGAAGAGATGCTGCGCAAAGAGCGGGAACTGGAGGAGGCGCGGAAGAAGCTGGCCCTGATCCGGCAGCAGCAGTACAAGTTCCTCCCCTCCGAGCTGCGGGACGAAGGGCAGAACTGA